Proteins from a single region of Centropristis striata isolate RG_2023a ecotype Rhode Island chromosome 9, C.striata_1.0, whole genome shotgun sequence:
- the LOC131978152 gene encoding 5-hydroxytryptamine receptor 3A-like, whose translation MTGVKTAELIFICFSLLHGFVAALNCTSPTPEALFDAFEKELFPRKLLRPVKSFSEPLNITLTITVLGILGVNEKAQSLTIFLWQVLEWDIAGLSWDEEECGTARISIPREKLWVPDVQITEFMDEDVSPRTPYVYLYNTGHVYDDKPVRVVSTCRLVIYTFPFDVQNCTLTFNSYLHLIGDIRMFPGTTVEEILEESKQVLQTKGEWELVDIKAGSTTVMLQEGSFSDVTYYIILRRRPILYVVNLLIPSCFLITLDLFSFLLPPHSVDRSAFKMTLILGYTVFLLIMNDLLPVTGGSTPLMNVFFSISFALMVASLLETVFITNIQFSSSQYSPVPHWLRVLVLRYLAVIVCLPPIKKSNRITVCLQQPPRGSIVPSKDLQNFSSNIPPEKTPLDPVLDELRKLNRDLTAIRGQMDKHFQGSKTEQEWEMIGIVVDRLLFGLYIAFISFSFITIVLIWVLSNLDLNIAHGIQ comes from the exons ATGACAGGAGTAAAGACAGCTGAGCTCATCTTCATCTGTTTTTCACTGCTTCAcg GTTTTGTTGCAGCATTGAACTGTACCAGCCCGACTCCTGAAGCCTTGTTTGATGCATTTGAGAAGGAATTATTTCCTAGAAAACTACTGCGACCTGTCAAAAGCTTTTCAGAACCGCTGAACATAACCCTTACTATAACTGTGTTGGGAATTTTAGGAGTG AATGAAAAAGCCCAATCTTTGACAATATTCCTATGGCAAGTCCTG GAGTGGGATATAGCGGGACTCAGCTGGGATGAGGAGGAATGTGGAACTGCAAGAATCTCTATCCCTCGAGAAAAGCTTTGGGTCCCAGACGTCCAAATCACAGAGTT CATGGATGAGGATGTATCTCCCCGCACTCCCTATGTCTACTTGTACAACACTGGTCATGTATATGATGATAAGCCGGTCAGAGTGGTCAGCACCTGCAGATTAGTGATCTACACTTTCCCCTTCGATGTCCAAAATTGCACCCTGACCTTTAACTCATATCTACACTTAA TTGGAGACATACGAATGTTTCCAGGCACCACAGTGGAGGAGATCCTGGAGGAGTCCAAGCAAGTCCTACAGACCAAAGGGGAGTGGGAGCTAGTGGATATTAAAGCAGGTTCTACTACCGTGATGTTACAAGAAGGAAGCTTCTCTGATGTCACATACTAT ATAATTTTGAGACGTAGGCCAATCCTCTACGTGGTGAACCTGCTGATCCCCAGCTGCTTCCTCATCACATTGGACCTCTTCAGCTTCCTGCTGCCTCCCCACAGTGTGGACcgttctgcattcaaaatgacCCTCATCCTGGGCTACACCGTCTTCCTGCTTATCATGAACGATCTGCTGCCTGTCACTGGAGGGTCAACACCTCTAATGA ACGTTTTCTTCTCCATCAGTTTCGCTCTGATGGTGGCCAGCCTGTTGGAGACAGTTTTTATCACTAATATCCAGTTCAGCTCCAGCCAGTACAGTCCTGTGCCTCACTGGCTCAGAGTCCTCGTGCTACGATATCTAGCTGTTATCGTTTGTCTTCCTCCAATAAAGAAGAGCAACCGCATCACAGTCTGCCTTCAGCAGCCTCCAAGGG GAAGCATCGTCCCTTCGAAAGATCTGCAGAACTTTTCTAGTAATATACCTCCAGAAAAGACCCCTCTGGACCCGGTCCTTGATGAACTGAGGAAGCTGAACAGAGATCTCACGGCCATCCGCGGCCAGATGGACAAACACTTCCAGGGAAGCAAAACCGAGCAGGAATGGGAAATGATTGGGATAGTTGTTGACCGTCTGCTGTTCGGCTTGTACATTGCCtttatctctttctcttttatcACTATTGTATTAATCTGGGTCTTGAGTAACCTGGATTTAAACATAGCACATGGAATTCAATAA